The genome window ACACCAGCACCACGGGGATACCCACGACGGCTCCGGCCAGCACCAGGCGCATCGAACTCAGCGCGCCTGCGCCATCCCACAAGGTCATGTCGTCCAGAATCAAGTAGGGGAACAGGCTGTAGGCCAGTCCGCTCAACATCAGCAGAAACAAGGCCACACACAGCACGAACGGCAGCCAGCTGAAGCGGTCCGCCTTGCCCGGCAAGCGGGCAAGCACCATTTCAGCGGCAACAAAACCCGCCAGCATCAAGACCCAGACCGTAGCGGCCAGGCTCAGGTGCGCGATGTTGCTCCATTTGTAGAAGATACCGGCATTGGCCAGCCCCAGCGTCACGGCAATCGCCACCATGCCCACGGCCGTCCAGCGGATGGCGTGGCGGGCCCAGTTGGCGGCGCGGCGTTGCAGATCGCCATCGACCCGCATCACCAGCCACGATGCGCCCAGCAGCACGTAGGCGGCCACCGCGCACAAGCCCACGAACATAGCGAACCAGCCATAGCCCGCGTCGGATTGGTAGCCGGTTGCAATCCGCCCCAGCAACATGCCTTGGCCGAAGGCGGTGATGATTGATCCGGCCCAGAACGCGAATATCCAGCGCGGCTTCATTTCGTTGCGCGCGCGAATGCGGAATTCAAACGACACGCTGCGCAGCACGACGCCCAGCACCATGAAGGTCAGCGGGCCGTA of Achromobacter seleniivolatilans contains these proteins:
- a CDS encoding cytochrome d ubiquinol oxidase subunit II; amino-acid sequence: MIAMLAASQGLSPDDPSFWMPLAFMGLLFVVIAAGMVLDGFDLGVGILLQLAPEHERGRMMSLLSPWRDANEFWLLLGMGLFAAAFPFAWGAVLGKLYGPLTFMVLGVVLRSVSFEFRIRARNEMKPRWIFAFWAGSIITAFGQGMLLGRIATGYQSDAGYGWFAMFVGLCAVAAYVLLGASWLVMRVDGDLQRRAANWARHAIRWTAVGMVAIAVTLGLANAGIFYKWSNIAHLSLAATVWVLMLAGFVAAEMVLARLPGKADRFSWLPFVLCVALFLLMLSGLAYSLFPYLILDDMTLWDGAGALSSMRLVLAGAVVGIPVVLVFNILAYRSVFGKERAPVPLLPPPSA